A window of Nicotiana tabacum cultivar K326 chromosome 24, ASM71507v2, whole genome shotgun sequence contains these coding sequences:
- the LOC142178603 gene encoding uncharacterized protein LOC142178603, with protein MVKSWIINPVSREIFTSVMCLKTAKEVWKDINERFGQSNGSKYLQIYRDISTTMQGSSDIANYFTKLRTLWDELNLSNMGPTCSCWALPKFIEDQQLFQFLNGLNESYSIIKSIIMMMNPLSPISKVYSILQQDKSQREAPYTPSFSGDSASFLASPTSFNNNNRNFTQRVNFDSKRKANSVSCKYCKKTGHIVDKYYRLHGFSVDFKFTKNKKSTSCVQTEVPYASPSCSSAASSDNSTHGFTKKQYQHLMSMFQQVQLSTRMSPGVSSTEDSVFAHFAGLFSAYAADYHVSHARASSHLGIQLWILDSGAVNHMTPHKHLLQNLTPLPKPFFVTLPNGYKVKVISTRSLHLRHGIILINVLFVPSLQFNLISIHQLITQLDYIIVLTKTNYLLQGPYLKRPLVIGKAAWRLYYLHPDVDLFPSSLTASIVQPSSISCNKPSSFTSSSINLQLLLILLVIKHLLLIK; from the coding sequence ATGGTCAAGTCCTGGATCATAAACCCTGTCTCTAGAGAAATTTTCACTAGTGTAATGTGTCTTAAGACTGCCAAAGAGGTCTGGAAAGATATTAATGAGAGGTTTGGGCAGTCCAATGGGTCAAAGTATCTACAAATTTATAGAGATATAAGTACAACTATGCAAGGTTCTTCAGACATAGCTAATTACTTTACTAAGCTTAGAACACTTTGGGATGAATTGAATTTATCTAATATGGGACCTACATGTTCATGTTGGGCTCTTCCCAAGTTCATAGAAGATCAACAGTTGTTTCAATTCCTCAATGGATTAAATGAATCTTATTCTATAATCAAAAGcataattatgatgatgaatccCTTATCACCCATAAGTAAAGTCTATTCTATCTTACAACAAGATAAGAGCCAGAGAGAAGCACCGTATACTCCTAGTTTTTCTGGTGATTCTGCATCTTTTCTAGCCTCTCCTACTtctttcaacaacaacaacaggaaCTTCACTCAGAGGGTTAACTTTGACTCCAAAAGGAAGGCAAATTCTGTATCTTGCAAGTATTGCAAGAAAACTGGACATATTGTGGACAAATACTATAGGCTGCATGGATTTTCTGTTGATTTTAAGTTTACCAAGAACAAGAAATCAACATCTTGTGTCCAGACTGAAGTTCCATATGCCTCCCCTTCTTGTTCTTCTGCTGCCTCCTCTGATAATTCAACTCATGGTTTTACCAAGAAGCAATATCAACATCTCATGAGTATGTTTCAGCAAGTTCAACTCTCTACTAGGATGTCTCCCGGTGTTTCCTCCACAGAAGACTCTGTTTTTGCTCATTTTGCAGGTTTGTTCAGTGCTTATGCTGCTGATTATCATGTTTCTCATGCACGTGCATCTTCACATCTAGGTATACAACTTTGGATTTTGGATTCAGGAGCCGTTAACCATATGACTCCACACAAACATCTACTTCAAAATCTCACACCTTTACCTAAACCCTTCTTTGTTACTTTACCCAATGGTTATAAAGTAAAAGTTATATCAACTAGATCATTACATCTTAGGCATGGTATAATATTGATCAATGTTCTTTTTGTACCTTCTTTACAATTCAATTTAATTTCCATTCATCAACTTATCACACAATTGGACTACATAATAGTACTTACAAAAACCAATTATCTTTTACAGGGCCCTTATCTGAAGAGGCCACTGGTAATTGGTAAGGCTGCTTGGAGATTATACTATCTACATCCAGATGTTGATCTGTTTCCATCTTCTCTTACTGCCTCTATAGTACAACCTAGTTCAATTTCTTGTAATAAGCCAAGTTCATTTACTTCTTCTTCAATCAACCTTCAATTATTGTTGATTCTGCTTGTAATCAAACATCTACTATTAATAAAATAG